Proteins from a single region of Corynebacterium casei LMG S-19264:
- a CDS encoding nicotinate-nucleotide--dimethylbenzimidazole phosphoribosyltransferase — MVDFPAVPAPDTQAQAAVATALQATPRGLSFGGFAAPAMWWAGCQAEVPARPLQRARVIVFASDNAIAQRTFQGHGLSAYASEATAEQIAEVKDNVGPIHRLAIAADASVELVETGITSGAIDVENGLTQSDFDAAMTLGIKIADREIDAGTDLLIPADLSVANTTIAAAVMGVLTRTEPVAIVGPGSGTTDAMWKTKVAAIRDAMFRARNFATSPHELLQVIGNADLAAEAALIAQAASRRTPILISGMFTAVAAALAERLAPGTQAWCFAADVTAEPAHILALQDLSLTPLLNMDMSTGQGLGALAALPLIRSSIELVADEVASVSHALNQE; from the coding sequence ATGGTTGATTTTCCCGCTGTACCGGCGCCAGATACCCAGGCGCAAGCTGCTGTCGCTACCGCTTTGCAGGCCACCCCGCGGGGTTTGAGCTTCGGTGGGTTCGCAGCACCAGCAATGTGGTGGGCTGGTTGCCAAGCAGAAGTCCCAGCGCGGCCGCTGCAGCGCGCGCGGGTGATTGTCTTCGCTAGTGACAATGCCATCGCGCAGCGCACCTTCCAGGGCCATGGGCTTTCGGCTTATGCCTCAGAGGCGACGGCCGAGCAGATAGCAGAAGTAAAAGACAACGTGGGACCTATACATCGGTTAGCAATTGCTGCCGATGCCAGTGTGGAGCTTGTTGAAACCGGAATTACTTCCGGCGCTATCGATGTTGAGAACGGTCTGACGCAGTCTGATTTTGATGCCGCGATGACGCTCGGCATTAAGATAGCTGATAGGGAAATTGATGCTGGCACTGACCTTTTAATCCCGGCTGATCTTTCGGTAGCGAATACCACCATCGCGGCTGCGGTAATGGGTGTGCTCACCCGCACGGAGCCAGTCGCCATCGTTGGCCCTGGCTCAGGTACTACCGATGCAATGTGGAAGACCAAAGTCGCTGCTATTCGCGACGCCATGTTTAGGGCACGTAATTTTGCCACGAGCCCACATGAGCTTCTCCAAGTCATTGGTAACGCTGACTTGGCCGCGGAAGCTGCTCTGATTGCGCAGGCAGCCTCCCGCCGCACCCCAATCCTAATTTCCGGCATGTTCACGGCTGTCGCCGCGGCACTAGCTGAGCGTCTCGCTCCTGGCACGCAAGCGTGGTGCTTTGCAGCTGATGTCACTGCAGAACCAGCTCATATTCTAGCCTTACAGGATTTGAGCCTGACTCCCCTGTTGAACATGGACATGTCTACTGGCCAGGGCCTAGGCGCATTGGCGGCGTTGCCGCTGATTCGCTCCAGCATCGAGCTGGTAGCCGATGAAGTTGCGTCGGTCTCTCACGCGCTCAACCAGGAATAG
- the asnB gene encoding asparagine synthase (glutamine-hydrolyzing) — protein MCGLLSMLTAKGTAADYVNAVEGSLECMYHRGPDAAGTWNDNDAVFGFNRLSIIDLEHSHQPLRWGPEDNPERYAMTFNGEIYNYLELREELNGYGYTFNTEGDGEPIVVGYHHWGKDVVNHLRGMFGIVIWDTENKVMFAARDQFGIKPLYYATTDAGTVFASEMKSILEMADALNLDLGLDKRAIEHYIDLQYVPEPESLHANIRRVESGCTVTLSPGGTVVSDRYFKPEFRTDKVEDEQKLYDRIAEALEDSVAKHMRADVTVGSFLSGGIDSTAIAALAKRHNPDLLTFTTGFEREGYSEVDVAAESAAAIGAEHIVKVVSPEEYADAIPKIMWYLDNPVADPSLVPLYFVAAEARKHVKVVLSGEGADELFGGYTIYKEPLSLAPFEKIPSPLRQGLGKLSRVLPDGMKGKSLLERGSMTMEQRYYGNARSFNYEQLKRVIPWARPEWNHEEVTAPIYAESEHMDSVARMQHLDLFTWMRGDILVKADKMNMANSLELRVPFLDKEVFKVAETIPHEYKIAHGTTKYALRKALEQIVPPHVLHRKKLGFPVPMRHWLAGDELFGWAQDTINESQTDDIFDRAAVLEMLKEHRDGISDHSRRLWTVLSFMIWHGIFIENRIDPNIERRDYPVKL, from the coding sequence ATGTGTGGACTCTTGAGCATGCTCACCGCAAAGGGCACCGCTGCAGATTACGTAAACGCAGTTGAGGGAAGCCTGGAATGCATGTACCACCGCGGGCCTGATGCCGCCGGCACGTGGAACGATAATGATGCGGTCTTCGGCTTTAACCGCCTGTCCATCATCGACTTGGAGCATTCCCACCAGCCACTGCGTTGGGGACCAGAAGATAACCCAGAGCGCTACGCCATGACCTTCAACGGGGAAATCTACAACTACCTCGAGCTACGCGAAGAGCTCAATGGCTATGGCTATACCTTTAATACTGAGGGCGATGGCGAACCAATCGTTGTTGGCTACCACCACTGGGGCAAGGACGTTGTTAATCACCTGCGGGGCATGTTCGGCATTGTCATTTGGGATACCGAGAACAAGGTCATGTTCGCCGCACGCGACCAGTTCGGTATCAAACCGCTGTACTACGCAACCACGGATGCAGGCACCGTCTTCGCTTCGGAGATGAAGTCCATTCTTGAGATGGCCGATGCCCTAAATCTAGACCTGGGACTAGACAAGCGCGCTATCGAGCATTACATCGACTTGCAATATGTTCCGGAGCCAGAGTCTTTGCACGCCAATATCCGCCGTGTGGAGTCCGGCTGCACCGTGACCCTGTCCCCTGGTGGGACGGTTGTTTCAGACCGCTACTTCAAGCCTGAATTCCGTACGGACAAGGTTGAAGATGAGCAGAAGCTCTATGACCGTATCGCAGAGGCTCTCGAAGACAGCGTGGCGAAGCACATGCGTGCAGACGTTACCGTCGGCTCTTTCCTCTCCGGTGGTATCGACTCCACCGCTATCGCAGCTCTGGCCAAGCGCCACAACCCTGATTTGTTGACGTTCACCACTGGCTTCGAGCGTGAGGGCTACTCAGAAGTTGATGTCGCTGCCGAATCTGCTGCTGCAATCGGCGCAGAGCACATCGTCAAAGTTGTCTCCCCGGAGGAATACGCGGACGCAATTCCAAAAATCATGTGGTACCTCGACAATCCAGTTGCCGATCCATCACTGGTTCCTTTGTACTTCGTGGCAGCCGAGGCACGTAAGCACGTTAAGGTCGTGCTTTCTGGTGAGGGCGCTGATGAGTTGTTCGGCGGCTACACCATCTATAAGGAACCACTGTCTCTGGCGCCCTTTGAGAAGATTCCTTCTCCCCTACGCCAAGGTCTGGGTAAGCTTTCGCGCGTCTTGCCTGACGGTATGAAGGGCAAGTCCTTGCTTGAGCGTGGCTCGATGACTATGGAGCAGCGTTACTACGGCAACGCCCGTTCCTTTAACTATGAACAGCTCAAGCGCGTAATCCCATGGGCACGTCCTGAGTGGAACCATGAGGAAGTCACCGCTCCGATTTACGCCGAGTCAGAGCACATGGATTCAGTTGCGCGAATGCAGCACTTGGACCTGTTCACGTGGATGCGCGGAGACATTTTGGTCAAGGCTGACAAGATGAATATGGCTAACTCTCTGGAGCTTCGCGTCCCATTCTTGGACAAGGAAGTGTTCAAGGTGGCTGAGACCATCCCGCATGAATACAAGATTGCGCACGGCACCACCAAGTACGCGCTGCGTAAGGCACTTGAGCAGATTGTTCCTCCACACGTTCTGCACCGTAAGAAACTGGGCTTCCCAGTTCCAATGCGCCACTGGCTCGCGGGCGATGAGCTCTTCGGTTGGGCACAAGACACCATCAACGAATCTCAGACGGATGACATCTTCGATCGCGCAGCGGTACTGGAGATGCTCAAGGAGCACCGCGATGGCATCTCCGATCATTCACGTCGTTTGTGGACCGTTTTGTCGTTTATGATTTGGCACGGAATCTTCATCGAGAACCGTATCGATCCAAACATCGAGCGTCGTGACTACCCAGTCAAGCTCTAG
- a CDS encoding DUF3043 domain-containing protein: protein MKLPWQKNSKSDDSSVFENKNSGQDGVEVEFSEFEENVPKGYTPPKGRPTPKRNEQEIAKGVRRDPRGMSSAQFAQNRKKLKQSMTKEEWKDYKKQEREERREQNRITQERMASGDERYLMPRDKGEVRAFVRDWVDSRRFINEWAMPAALVMLLIMFLGTVAPSFANISAMAAMVFIVVLLVEGVYLGRTSNKAVRRAFPGTTEAGVSLGFYAYSRATQPYKWRTPRPRVKR, encoded by the coding sequence GTGAAGTTACCGTGGCAAAAAAATTCTAAGTCAGATGATTCCTCCGTCTTCGAGAACAAAAACTCAGGCCAGGACGGAGTAGAAGTCGAGTTCTCTGAGTTCGAGGAGAACGTTCCTAAGGGCTACACCCCTCCGAAGGGCCGCCCTACTCCAAAGCGCAATGAGCAAGAGATTGCTAAGGGCGTTAGGCGCGATCCGCGCGGCATGTCTTCTGCGCAGTTCGCACAGAACCGCAAGAAGCTCAAGCAGTCCATGACCAAGGAAGAATGGAAGGACTACAAGAAGCAGGAGCGCGAGGAGCGCCGCGAGCAAAACCGCATCACGCAGGAGCGTATGGCGTCCGGCGATGAGCGTTACTTAATGCCGCGCGACAAGGGCGAGGTTCGTGCCTTTGTCCGTGACTGGGTTGACTCGCGTCGATTCATCAATGAGTGGGCTATGCCCGCAGCGCTGGTCATGTTGCTCATTATGTTCTTGGGCACCGTGGCACCGTCCTTCGCCAACATTTCCGCAATGGCCGCGATGGTCTTCATTGTCGTCTTGCTTGTTGAGGGCGTTTACCTGGGTCGTACTTCTAACAAGGCAGTGCGAAGGGCATTCCCTGGCACCACCGAAGCCGGTGTTTCCTTGGGCTTCTACGCGTACTCCCGCGCTACTCAGCCTTATAAGTGGCGTACGCCGCGTCCTCGCGTGAAGCGCTAA
- a CDS encoding branched-chain amino acid aminotransferase: MTSLTYSVNQTPNPTSAERLAEILPDPGFGKYFTDHMVTIDWNDSEGWHNAQVRPYEAIPMDPASTVFHYGQAIFEGIKAYRQADDSVVTFRPEMNGERMMRSAERLAMPQLPVDEFVKSLEQLLAIDQAWVPEAGGEAALYLRPFMISTEVSLGVQPANAYRYFVIASPVGAYFKGGINPVSVWLSTDYVRAAPGGTGAAKFAGNYAGSLLAQAQAEEKGCDQVVWLDGVERKYIEEMGGMNLFFVYGSGDDATLVTPALSGSLLPGITRDSLLQVAQDMGLKVEERRITAEEWQKDAESGAMTEAFAAGTAAVITPVGKVLGTDVEFQVNNNEPGDITMALRERLTGIQRGSVEDSHDWLYTLTK; this comes from the coding sequence ATGACTTCGCTTACATATTCCGTAAATCAGACCCCTAATCCCACTTCCGCTGAACGTTTGGCAGAAATCCTGCCGGATCCGGGTTTTGGTAAGTACTTCACTGATCACATGGTCACCATTGATTGGAATGATTCTGAAGGCTGGCACAACGCGCAGGTGCGTCCTTATGAGGCAATCCCAATGGATCCAGCTTCCACCGTGTTCCATTACGGCCAAGCCATCTTCGAAGGCATCAAGGCCTACCGCCAGGCGGATGACTCGGTGGTTACTTTCCGTCCAGAGATGAACGGTGAGCGCATGATGCGCTCGGCAGAGCGTTTGGCTATGCCGCAGTTGCCTGTCGATGAATTTGTGAAGTCCCTCGAGCAGCTTCTGGCCATTGATCAGGCGTGGGTTCCAGAAGCCGGCGGTGAGGCAGCGCTGTACCTGCGTCCGTTCATGATTTCTACCGAAGTCTCCTTGGGCGTTCAGCCAGCAAATGCCTACCGCTACTTTGTTATCGCCTCCCCAGTAGGTGCTTACTTCAAGGGCGGCATCAATCCGGTTTCTGTCTGGCTGTCCACCGACTACGTTCGTGCGGCACCTGGTGGCACCGGTGCCGCGAAATTTGCCGGCAACTACGCTGGTTCCTTGCTCGCACAGGCACAGGCAGAAGAAAAGGGCTGCGATCAGGTTGTTTGGCTGGACGGTGTTGAGCGCAAGTACATCGAAGAAATGGGTGGCATGAACCTGTTCTTCGTCTACGGTTCCGGTGACGACGCCACTCTGGTGACCCCAGCATTGTCCGGTTCCTTGCTGCCAGGCATCACCCGTGATTCCTTGCTGCAGGTAGCACAGGACATGGGCCTGAAGGTTGAAGAGCGTCGCATCACCGCTGAGGAATGGCAAAAGGATGCTGAGTCCGGCGCAATGACGGAAGCTTTTGCTGCTGGTACCGCAGCGGTTATTACCCCAGTGGGCAAGGTCCTGGGCACCGATGTTGAATTCCAGGTCAATAACAATGAGCCAGGCGATATCACCATGGCATTGCGTGAACGCCTCACCGGCATTCAGCGCGGCAGCGTTGAAGACTCCCACGATTGGCTGTACACGCTCACCAAGTAA
- a CDS encoding HesB/IscA family protein, producing the protein MTAPASATGVILTDAAASKAKSLLDQEGRDDLSLRIAVQPGGCAGLRYQLYFDDRTLDGDKVDSIGGVSLVVDKMSVPYLMGAKIDFADTIEQQGFTIDNPNAGGSCACGDSFN; encoded by the coding sequence ATGACTGCTCCAGCATCTGCAACTGGCGTAATTTTGACTGACGCTGCTGCTTCCAAGGCAAAGTCTTTGCTCGACCAGGAAGGTCGCGATGACCTCTCCTTGCGCATCGCCGTACAGCCAGGAGGCTGTGCTGGTCTGCGTTACCAGCTCTACTTCGATGACCGCACCCTTGACGGTGACAAGGTTGACTCCATCGGCGGAGTTAGCTTGGTTGTTGACAAGATGAGCGTTCCTTACCTGATGGGCGCAAAGATTGACTTCGCTGACACCATCGAGCAGCAGGGTTTCACCATCGACAACCCTAACGCTGGCGGCTCCTGCGCATGTGGTGACTCCTTCAACTAA